The following proteins are encoded in a genomic region of Syngnathus acus chromosome 22, fSynAcu1.2, whole genome shotgun sequence:
- the timm9 gene encoding mitochondrial import inner membrane translocase subunit Tim9 isoform X2, whose product MTVQVSESDQIKQFKEFLGTYNKLTENCFMDCVKDFTSREVRPEESSCSESCLQKYLKMTQRISMRFQEYHIQQNEALAAKAGLLAQPR is encoded by the exons ATGACGGTTCAGGTGTCCGAGTCAGATCAGATCAAACAG TTCAAAGAGTTCCTCGGGACATACAACAAGCTGACTGAGAACTGCTTCATGGACTGCGTTAAGGACTTCACCAGCCGGGAAGTCCGCCCCGAAGAG TCGAGCTGCTCAGAGTCATGTCTCCAGAAGTACCTGAAGATGACGCAGCGGATCTCCATGCGCTTCCAGGAGTACCACATCCAGCAAAACGAGGCACTGGCAGCCAAAGCCGGTCTGTTGGCACAGCCCAGATGA
- the irf2bpl gene encoding probable E3 ubiquitin-protein ligase IRF2BPL produces MSSPPLPAPSLARRQSCYLCDLPRMSWAMIWDFSEPVCRGCVNYEGADRIEFAIETARHLRRTHGLQEPKNGKEIFNQHLADGAAKSQQPSLLYPVLSADTRVRLDYQGRLPNGLGGPNGFKQDDGLPELNPNSRSRGHGGLPLAPGLVNVTPNLLPQTLLNGPGAQSMPSRTAPQGSTLCLSEPAAKRPSSVSGVEQDPEMKDKQRNAETLSELSESLRNRQEEWANKPKMVRNTLLTLSGCTPFEVRFKKDHSLVGRVFAFDAVSKPGVDYELKIFIEYPSGSGNVFSSASGVAKQMYQDCMKDLGRGLSSGFKYLEYEKKHGSGDWRLLGDLLPEPLRVFKDCLGADMLPQPHIDGTHPPLPTSLLSSTQAQAPSGSRGGSRKRKSSPEQDSAESAPKPMEEQHRQWIANQAEALKLPYGGNPLGAPTGRSTPRESSESPVGALVSTADTSVHSSSGSPSTAGGHRGLSSRNGDPRGAEPATVATSGPLCCTLCHERLEDTHFVQCPSAAHHKFCFPCSRDSIKAQGAAAEVYCPSGDKCPLVGSSVPWAFMQGEIATILAGDVQVKKERDP; encoded by the coding sequence ATGTCCTCACCCCCGCTGCCGGCGCCGTCGTTGGCGCGCAGACAATCCTGTTACCTCTGCGACCTGCCCCGCATGTCCTGGGCCATGATCTGGGACTTCAGCGAACCTGTGTGCCGCGGCTGCGTCAACTACGAGGGTGCCGATCGGATCGAGTTTGCCATCGAGACTGCCCGGCACCTGAGGCGGACTCACGGCCTCCAGGAGCCCAAAAACGGGAAGGAGATCTTCAACCAGCATCTGGCGGACGGAGCAGCCAAGTCCCAGCAGCCCTCCTTACTGTACCCGGTGCTGAGTGCGGACACCCGAGTCAGGTTGGACTACCAAGGTAGGCTGCCCAATGGGCTCGGGGGACCGAACGGGTTCAAACAGGACGACGGACTGCCAGAGCTGAACCCAAACTCCAGGAGCAGGGGTCACGGCGGTCTGCCGTTGGCCCCGGGACTGGTTAACGTGACACCCAACCTGCTGCCCCAAACGCTGCTGAATGGACCGGGCGCGCAGAGCATGCCGAGCAGAACCGCACCGCAGGGCTCCACGCTGTGTCTGAGCGAACCTGCCGCAAAGCGACCGTCCTCTGTGTCAGGTGTGGAGCAGGACCCGGAGATGAAAGACAAGCAGAGGAACGCAGAGACGCTGAGTGAGCTGAGCGAAAGTCTTCGGAACCGGCAGGAGGAGTGGGCCAACAAGCCCAAGATGGTTCGAAACACCCTGCTCACTCTGTCCGGGTGCACCCCCTTTGAGGTCCGCTTCAAGAAGGATCACAGCCTGGTCGGGCGCGTATTCGCTTTCGACGCGGTGTCCAAACCCGGTGTTGACTACGAGCTGAAGATCTTTATTGAGTATCCGAGCGGTTCTGGTAACGTGTTCTCCAGCGCCTCGGGGGTGGCCAAGCAGATGTACCAGGACTGTATGAAGGACCTGGGCCGAGGTCTGTCCTCTGGGTTCAAGTACCTGGAGTATGAGAAGAAGCACGGTTCTGGTGACTGGCGGTTGCTTGGTGATTTGTTACCAGAACCTCTACGGGTCTTTAAGGACTGCTTGGGGGCGGACATGCTGCCGCAGCCCCACATCGACGGCACCCACCCGCCGCTGCCTACCTCCCTGCTGTCCTCCACCCAGGCCCAGGCCCCGAGCGGTTCCAGAGGCGGCTCCAGGAAGAGGAAGTCCTCTCCGGAACAGGATTCGGCCGAGAGTGCCCCGAAGCCGATGGAGGAGCAGCACAGGCAGTGGATCGCCAACCAAGCCGAAGCCCTCAAACTTCCCTACGGCGGCAACCCATTGGGTGCCCCCACTGGCCGCTCCACCCCGCGAGAATCCTCCGAGTCCCCAGTGGGTGCTCTAGTGTCCACAGCCGACACGTCGGTCCATTCTAGCAGCGGGTCCCCTTCCACCGCAGGCGGCCATAGGGGCCTCTCTTCTCGCAACGGAGACCCCAGGGGTGCTGAGCCAGCGACGGTGGCCACCAGCGGACCTTTGTGCTGCACACTGTGTCACGAGCGCCTGGAGGACACTCACTTTGTCCAGTGTCCGTCCGCCGCCCACCACAAGTTCTGCTTCCCGTGCTCCCGAGACAGCATCAAGGCCCAGGGCGCTGCCGCCGAGGTCTACTGTCCCAGTGGGGACAAGTGCCCTCTGGTGGGTTCCAGCGTCCCCTGGGCCTTCATGCAGGGAGAGATCGCCACCATCTTGGCAGGCGACGTCCAAGTCAAGAAGGAGAGAGACCCTTGA
- the timm9 gene encoding mitochondrial import inner membrane translocase subunit Tim9 isoform X1, whose protein sequence is MYISSPSVRPSVHLKRFTANSNQFKEFLGTYNKLTENCFMDCVKDFTSREVRPEESSCSESCLQKYLKMTQRISMRFQEYHIQQNEALAAKAGLLAQPR, encoded by the exons ATGTACATTTCCTCTCCGTCCGTTCGTCCTTCAGTCCACTTGAAGCGTTTCACGGCAAACTCAAACCAG TTCAAAGAGTTCCTCGGGACATACAACAAGCTGACTGAGAACTGCTTCATGGACTGCGTTAAGGACTTCACCAGCCGGGAAGTCCGCCCCGAAGAG TCGAGCTGCTCAGAGTCATGTCTCCAGAAGTACCTGAAGATGACGCAGCGGATCTCCATGCGCTTCCAGGAGTACCACATCCAGCAAAACGAGGCACTGGCAGCCAAAGCCGGTCTGTTGGCACAGCCCAGATGA